One Tomitella gaofuii DNA segment encodes these proteins:
- a CDS encoding molybdopterin-dependent oxidoreductase yields MTQLDYPAWLRIEHWLNVLFLTFLIRSGIEILAGFPKMYWRNHSIPGTEWARFTRRKHPADKLHDTLDEEVSYSSLIALPGRRNLGLGRHWHFVSVICWVLVGASYWALLFATGQYHRYVPYSWEIFPHAWDDIVTYMSFRLPPPLPGQPLDAVQKLAYFGVIFLLAPFQILTGAAQSPAVEARFPWYVKMWGGRQAARSLHLLGLAAFVAFIAVHLLMVSLWGWDQLNALMIFGDVRNTSWAIGASMGIIAGILVLHWAATVWSLKSPRSVQKVLGWVIRHARLGLLRPMRSRQDYSAREISPEHRVNGKPPNSREYQVMAVHGFVDWKVHVGGLVENPMTLGMADIRAMAETQDQRTLHNCIQGWSGIAEWSGLPLRDLVAAVRPLPEAKYICFLTAQDSGRDEPSAEGEGQFYEVLDLELATDPQTLLAYGMNGGPLPIKHGAPLRVRVETQVGFKMAKWVEHIEFVSAYDRIGKGMGGWREDNVFFDKDVEI; encoded by the coding sequence GTGACACAGCTCGACTACCCCGCGTGGCTGCGCATCGAGCATTGGCTCAACGTCCTGTTCCTGACGTTCCTCATCCGCAGCGGCATCGAGATCCTCGCCGGGTTTCCGAAGATGTATTGGCGCAACCATTCCATTCCGGGCACAGAATGGGCCCGGTTCACCCGGCGCAAGCACCCGGCCGACAAGTTGCACGACACGCTCGACGAGGAAGTCTCCTACTCTTCGCTCATCGCGCTGCCAGGCCGTAGGAATCTCGGCCTCGGCCGCCACTGGCACTTCGTGAGTGTCATCTGCTGGGTCCTGGTGGGTGCCAGCTACTGGGCGCTGCTGTTCGCCACCGGCCAGTATCACCGGTACGTGCCCTACTCGTGGGAAATCTTCCCGCACGCATGGGACGACATCGTCACCTACATGAGCTTCCGCCTACCGCCACCGCTGCCCGGCCAGCCGTTGGACGCCGTGCAGAAGCTGGCCTACTTCGGCGTGATATTCCTTCTCGCGCCGTTTCAAATCCTCACCGGCGCCGCGCAATCACCTGCCGTCGAAGCCCGCTTCCCGTGGTACGTCAAGATGTGGGGCGGCAGGCAGGCGGCGCGCTCGCTGCACCTGCTGGGGCTGGCCGCGTTCGTCGCGTTCATCGCGGTGCATCTGCTGATGGTGTCACTGTGGGGGTGGGACCAGCTGAACGCACTGATGATCTTCGGGGACGTGCGCAACACCTCCTGGGCGATCGGCGCCTCGATGGGGATCATCGCGGGGATCCTGGTACTGCACTGGGCAGCAACCGTGTGGAGCCTGAAGAGCCCGCGATCGGTGCAGAAGGTGCTCGGCTGGGTCATCCGGCACGCGCGGCTGGGGCTGCTGCGGCCGATGCGCTCGCGGCAGGATTACTCGGCGCGCGAGATTTCCCCTGAGCACCGGGTCAACGGCAAACCACCCAATAGCCGTGAGTACCAAGTGATGGCGGTGCACGGGTTCGTCGACTGGAAGGTCCACGTGGGCGGGCTGGTGGAGAATCCGATGACGCTCGGAATGGCAGACATCCGAGCGATGGCCGAAACGCAGGATCAGCGGACGCTGCACAACTGCATCCAGGGCTGGTCCGGCATCGCGGAATGGAGCGGTCTTCCACTGCGTGATCTGGTGGCAGCCGTCCGCCCCCTGCCAGAGGCCAAGTACATCTGCTTCCTGACAGCTCAGGACTCCGGCCGCGACGAGCCGAGCGCAGAGGGCGAGGGCCAGTTCTACGAGGTCCTCGACCTCGAGCTCGCGACGGACCCGCAGACGCTGCTGGCCTACGGGATGAACGGCGGCCCGCTTCCGATCAAGCACGGCGCGCCGCTGCGCGTGCGGGTGGAGACCCAGGTGGGCTTCAAGATGGCCAAATGGGTCGAGCACATCGAGTTCGTCTCCGCATACGACCGGATCGGGAAGGGGATGGGCGGCTGGCGTGAGGACAACGTCTTCTTCGACAAGGACGTCGAGATATGA
- a CDS encoding oxidoreductase, whose protein sequence is MSVVLADTGAARVLRVGGWVQFNLPRTTTGIGIGLLTGAIAVHLYLLFGQYSWPPGWLAYYAVLCVGWALACFGMFTGKRVTSAQAAWVLGDVFCVIFLVTYLVGRSVGLPGLSYVDGWWDFAAGTFGMAFTAGFLGVHGLIALGVFIARPQLRQWED, encoded by the coding sequence ATGAGCGTCGTCCTCGCCGACACCGGCGCGGCACGGGTGCTGCGCGTCGGCGGATGGGTCCAGTTCAACCTTCCGCGCACCACCACGGGGATCGGCATCGGGCTGCTCACCGGGGCGATCGCGGTGCACCTGTATCTGCTGTTCGGCCAGTACTCGTGGCCGCCAGGCTGGCTCGCTTACTACGCGGTGTTGTGCGTGGGATGGGCGCTCGCCTGCTTCGGGATGTTCACCGGCAAGCGCGTGACCAGCGCACAGGCGGCGTGGGTGCTCGGCGACGTGTTCTGCGTGATCTTCCTCGTGACTTACCTGGTGGGCCGGTCCGTCGGGCTGCCAGGCTTGTCCTATGTGGACGGCTGGTGGGACTTCGCCGCCGGCACCTTCGGCATGGCGTTCACCGCCGGGTTCCTCGGCGTGCACGGTCTGATCGCCCTCGGCGTCTTCATCGCGCGGCCGCAGCTGCGGCAGTGGGAGGACTGA